In Leucobacter denitrificans, the genomic window TGATCTTCACGCCCCCAGGTTAGCGTCGAGCCCCGCATCTTCAACCGACACGCTCAAGAATTCGGCGCCGTTCGAGAACGTCGTAGATCGCAGCCAGGTCGAGAATTCTTGGTCAAGATCATCGTCGTATCGTTCGGTCATTCCAAATTCCGATAGCAACTCTTCAGCAGTGTCGAGCACGGAACCCCAGAGCAATTACAGCGATAGAAATTCGTCGTTTCATCAGGCGTCCTTTCGCGAGCCCCATGCGAGGTAAGAGGAAAGCCCAAGTACGAAGTACAGCCCGCCCACGATCCACGTTCCGAGCACGAGCAGTCCGGGTGAGAACATCGAGAGCACCATGATGGCACCGCCGATACTCGCGATGATGAGCGCCGACACCCTGACACCCACTGCAAACAGTACCGCGAGCACGAGTGCGCAAAGCATCACCAGCCACGCAACCAGATCGAGCTCAACTGACCCGCTCAGCGCCCCCGCACCGAGAAGCAGAGCGGGTGCCACTACAACGACCGCCCCCACCGCGCGCCAAATAGGAGCTTCGGCAAGCCGCAGACCCCGCTGCATGCGCCAGGGAACGATAACGGCTGCCCACATGAGCATTGCGACCGGCATGTAAAAGCTGCCAACGGTGAGAATACCGAGCAGGGCAAACCCCGTCACGACGACGGCGTTTGCCAGCGAGACCGCTGTGCGCCAAGTTGCCGGGAGCACAAGTGGGAGCAGCGCGAGAAGTGCAGGTGCGAACGCGAGCAACATGAACCCCGGACCATACGACTCAGAGAGTGTGGAATACACGATTTCGCTATCGGTCGTGACTCCGCTACTACTCGATTCCATGCTCACAGAAGCGAAACCCCGAGCGAGAAACGAAGCGAACACGCCGGCGAGTACGCTAAGCGCAACGGTCGCGAGACGCAGTGCGGTTGCCGCCCTCATCGACACCCGGTTCTCCCGCGCGGGGAGCCCGAGTTCCACACGGTACTGTGCCGCGAATGACGTCGGGCTACCCAGCGAAGCGAGGGCCTCTTGTGGCGAGGCGCCGCCCTCAAGTGCGTCTGCAACGTGTGCACGCACGTCATCGACTGCCGCGTCTCGAGCCGAACTGGGAGCATCGCTAAGCTCTCTGGTGAGCACACGCAAGTAGTCAGCTGTTTCGCGGTCAAACTTTTCGGGCGTCATTGTTCCTCCTTGAGCAGCCGCTCCACCTGGACTGCGAAGGTCCGCCAAGTCTCTTCAAATGTTGTGAGTAATTCACGACCTTCGCCCGTGATCGCGTAATAGCGACGCGGTCGCGATCCACCGCTCTCTTTCGCTGATTCCCATCTCGTATCAACCGCACCCGATTCCCGCATGCGTGCGAGCAGCGGGTAGAGGCTCCCCTCGCTCGCACTCAGGCCCCGTTCGACGAGCGCATTTGCGAGTTCGAGACCATACATGTCTCGGTGCGAGAGCATCGCGAGCACGCAGTACTCAAGCACTCCCTTACGGAGGTTCGTGGCAATCCGCTCACGCTGCGCATCCATACACAACACCATACCTTGCATAACAAGTATTGCAATGCACGATATCGTAGTCAGGATTCGAGAAGCGCGAAGTCGGTGGTTGCTATTAGCCTGAAACAATGAACTCTCAGCAGACAGTAGCGGCAGATGCTCATGACAGTATTCGCGTGCATGGAGCCCGTGAGAACAATCTGAAAGATGTGAGCGTCACGTTGCCCAAGCGGCGACTCACCGCAGTGACCGGTGTATCTGGCTCCGGTAAGAGTTCACTCGTGTTTGGCACAATCGCGGCAGAGTCGCAGCGCCTCATCAACGAGACATATTCGACGTTTGTGCAGGGCTTCATGCCGACACTGGCACGCCCCGACGTCGATGTGCTTGACGGCATCACGACCGCGATTCTTGTTGACCAGCAGCGCATGGGCGCAGACCCGAGGTCAACCGTCGGCACGGCGACCGATGCGAACGCGATGCTGCGCATTCTGTTCAGCCGGTTGGGCACGCCGCATATTGGGCCGGCAAAGGCGTTCTCCTTCAACGTCGCTTCGATTTCTGGGGCGGGCGCCGTCACGCTTGAGAAGGGCGGTCGCAAGACGAAGGAGCGGCGCGAATTCAAGATCGTTGGCGGCATGTGCCCGAGGTGCGAGGGGCGCGGTCAGGTGAGCGACTTCGATCTCACCGCCATTTACGACGAGAACAAGTCGCTCAACGAGGGCGCGCTCATGGTCCCCGGGTATTCGATTGACGGGTGGTACGGTCGCGTATTCGGCGGCAATGGCTTCTACGATCCAGACAAACCGATCAAAGACTTCACGAAGAAAGAACTCGACGCGCTTCTCTACAAAGAGCCAACAAAGATCAAGGTCGACGGAATCAACATCACCTACGAAGGCATGATTCCGCGAATCCAGAAGTCAATGCTTTCGAAAGATCGTGAGGCGATGCAGCCGCACATTCGCGCATTTGTGGATCGCGCGATCACGTTCGACACCTGCCCTGAATGCGAAGGCACCCGCCTGACCGAACTCGCTCGGTCTTCAAAGATTAAGGGCATTTCGATTGCCGACGCGTGCGCCATGCAAATCTCGGATCTCCTCGAGTGGGTGCGCGGTATTAGTGATGCGTCGGTCGCGCCGCTCCTCGAGAACCTACTCGGGACCTTGCAATCCTTCGTGGACATCGGCCTGGGATACCTTTCACTCGATCGCCCGGCGGGCACGCTTTCGGGCGGCGAGTCGCAGCGCACGAAGATGATCCGCCACTTGGGTTCGAGCCTCACTGATGTCACATACATCTTCGATGAGCCCTCGATCGGGCTGCACCCGCACGATATCGAGCGCATGAACGCGCTCCTGCTGCAGCTGCGTGACAAGGGTAATACGGTGCTCGTCGTCGAGCACAAACCCGAAATGATTCAGATCGCTGACCATGTGGTTGATCTCGGGCCGGGTGCCGGCTCCGGTGGTGGCGAGATCTGCTTCGAAGGTACGGTCGACGAGCTCCGAGACTCAGATACGGTGACGGGGAGGCACTTCGGAGACCGCGCAAAGCTCAAAGAACAGGTGCGGGAGAGCTCTGACACGATCGAGGTTCGAGGTGCGGATCTCAACAATCTACAGAACGTCGACGTGGACCTTCCCCTCGGAGTACTCACCGTCGTGACCGGTGTCGCAGGTTCTGGTAAGTCATCACTCATTCATGGCTACGTCACGAAACGCGAAGGGGTTGTAGCGGTCGATCAGTCGCCGATCAAGGGATCGCGCAGGTCAAACCCGGCAACGTACACGGGTGTCCTCGATCCGATACGCACGGCATTTGCGAAAGCGAACGGGGTAAAGCCAGCGCTGTTCTCCGCGAACTCCGAGGGCGCCTGCCCGGTGTGTAAGGGCGCGGGTGTTATTTACACCGACCTAGTGATGATGGCTGGTGTTGCGACACCGTGTGATGAGTGCGAGGGCCGACGGTATCAAGCCGAGGTGCTCGAATATCGACTCGGCGGCACCGATTCAGACGAGCACGGCAAGAACATCGCTGAGGTGCTCGAAATGTCCATGGCCGAGGCGCATGACTTCTTCGCGGGAACGTCACCAGCCGGGCCCGCGGCAAAGGTACCGAAGGCAGCCAAAATTCTCGAACGGCTCGTCGACGTGGGTCTCGGGTACCTCACGCTTGGCCAACCCCTCACCACACTCTCAGGCGGCGAGCGCCAGCGCGTAAAGCTCGCGATCGCTATGGCTGAGGAGGGCGGGGTGTACGTGCTCGATGAGCCGACCACCGGCCTCCACCTCGCTGACGTCGATCAGTTACTCAGCGTGCTCGACCGAATCGTTGACTCCGGCAAGAGTGTGATCGTCATTGAGCACCACCAGGCAGTGATGGCGCACGCAGACTGGATTATTGATCTGGGACCCGGAGCCGGCCATGACGGTGGAGAGGTCGTGTTTGAGGGCACTCCGGCAGACCTTGTGAAGTCGCGATCGACAACAACCGGCGAACACCTCGCACGGTACGTGGCGACCTAGCGCGACTTGCTCGCGCAGGCGACGCAGTGTTCGGCAAATGGTCGCACCTCGAGGCGTTCGGGCGGGATTTGTAGACCACACCGGGTGCACACTCCGTAGCTGCCCGCATCCCAGCGTTCAAGGGCCGCGAGCACCTCAGCCAGATCACTCCTAGCCTGAGCAGCGAGCCCTGTGAGCCTCGACCACTCCGTCGAAAGCGTGACCCCCTCTGGGTCGTGCTCGTCGTCGTCGTTTGCGTCGGCCCTGCTCAGCGTAAGCGTGTGAAGTTCTGCCTCGATCCGCTCGACTCGCGCGCTCACCTCGGCACGCAGACCGAGCAGCATGTCGTGCAACACGGCTACTCGTTTGCTGCTTGGGTAGCGGCCAGGGCCGACGGGAGTTCGTTGAGCGCATTGATGACGCGATGCAGTTCTCCAACCGCGCGAGGCTTCGGAATGAGTGTGACGCGCGCCAGCTCTGCGTGGTTGTCCCCCTCTTCAGGAAACGGATCGGAGAACGCGAACTTGCCCTGCGAGAGCAATCCCTCAAACCGCTCATTGAGCTCCTCAAGCTCGATGAGCGTAGGCTCGCTCTTGACATACAGCATGAGGGTGTCCTGTCCGCCAGCACGGGCACCTGGTTCTACCGGGAACCAGCGAAGGTCTTGGTAATTGCTCCAGAACTTGCGCACGTGCGCCACCGCCTCATCTGCGGAGTCGGTGATGAGCACCCGCTCGAGATCACCTGGTGTGGCGAAGCCTGCTGCCTCGATCTCTTCCACGACAAACCGCTCGAATCCGCGCCAGTAGCTCCCGCCGGCACGGTCGAGGAGCACGATGGGAACCGGCACCATCTTCCCCGTTTGTTGCAGCGTGAGGAGCTCAAACGTTTCGTCCATGGTGCCGAACCCGCCAGGGAGGCAAATGA contains:
- a CDS encoding PadR family transcriptional regulator translates to MDAQRERIATNLRKGVLEYCVLAMLSHRDMYGLELANALVERGLSASEGSLYPLLARMRESGAVDTRWESAKESGGSRPRRYYAITGEGRELLTTFEETWRTFAVQVERLLKEEQ
- a CDS encoding TIGR00730 family Rossman fold protein, coding for MTTPVSPATADAIDDLLAAAEITKQRTLIRRILESGVGLGTDEASRLNLKITAAAVEEMRAAFRIFEPFTGIRKATIFGSARTQPGDLLSIAAEETARAFAEDDWMVVTGAGPGIMEAAATGAGPQQSLGVSIRLPFEEEPNAFLENETQSVAMKYFFTRKLMLVKESSAFICLPGGFGTMDETFELLTLQQTGKMVPVPIVLLDRAGGSYWRGFERFVVEEIEAAGFATPGDLERVLITDSADEAVAHVRKFWSNYQDLRWFPVEPGARAGGQDTLMLYVKSEPTLIELEELNERFEGLLSQGKFAFSDPFPEEGDNHAELARVTLIPKPRAVGELHRVINALNELPSALAATQAANE
- a CDS encoding TraR/DksA family transcriptional regulator, encoding MLHDMLLGLRAEVSARVERIEAELHTLTLSRADANDDDEHDPEGVTLSTEWSRLTGLAAQARSDLAEVLAALERWDAGSYGVCTRCGLQIPPERLEVRPFAEHCVACASKSR
- a CDS encoding HAAS signaling domain-containing protein, with protein sequence MTPEKFDRETADYLRVLTRELSDAPSSARDAAVDDVRAHVADALEGGASPQEALASLGSPTSFAAQYRVELGLPARENRVSMRAATALRLATVALSVLAGVFASFLARGFASVSMESSSSGVTTDSEIVYSTLSESYGPGFMLLAFAPALLALLPLVLPATWRTAVSLANAVVVTGFALLGILTVGSFYMPVAMLMWAAVIVPWRMQRGLRLAEAPIWRAVGAVVVVAPALLLGAGALSGSVELDLVAWLVMLCALVLAVLFAVGVRVSALIIASIGGAIMVLSMFSPGLLVLGTWIVGGLYFVLGLSSYLAWGSRKDA
- a CDS encoding ATP-binding cassette domain-containing protein; this encodes MNSQQTVAADAHDSIRVHGARENNLKDVSVTLPKRRLTAVTGVSGSGKSSLVFGTIAAESQRLINETYSTFVQGFMPTLARPDVDVLDGITTAILVDQQRMGADPRSTVGTATDANAMLRILFSRLGTPHIGPAKAFSFNVASISGAGAVTLEKGGRKTKERREFKIVGGMCPRCEGRGQVSDFDLTAIYDENKSLNEGALMVPGYSIDGWYGRVFGGNGFYDPDKPIKDFTKKELDALLYKEPTKIKVDGINITYEGMIPRIQKSMLSKDREAMQPHIRAFVDRAITFDTCPECEGTRLTELARSSKIKGISIADACAMQISDLLEWVRGISDASVAPLLENLLGTLQSFVDIGLGYLSLDRPAGTLSGGESQRTKMIRHLGSSLTDVTYIFDEPSIGLHPHDIERMNALLLQLRDKGNTVLVVEHKPEMIQIADHVVDLGPGAGSGGGEICFEGTVDELRDSDTVTGRHFGDRAKLKEQVRESSDTIEVRGADLNNLQNVDVDLPLGVLTVVTGVAGSGKSSLIHGYVTKREGVVAVDQSPIKGSRRSNPATYTGVLDPIRTAFAKANGVKPALFSANSEGACPVCKGAGVIYTDLVMMAGVATPCDECEGRRYQAEVLEYRLGGTDSDEHGKNIAEVLEMSMAEAHDFFAGTSPAGPAAKVPKAAKILERLVDVGLGYLTLGQPLTTLSGGERQRVKLAIAMAEEGGVYVLDEPTTGLHLADVDQLLSVLDRIVDSGKSVIVIEHHQAVMAHADWIIDLGPGAGHDGGEVVFEGTPADLVKSRSTTTGEHLARYVAT